Proteins co-encoded in one Rhopalosiphum maidis isolate BTI-1 chromosome 2, ASM367621v3, whole genome shotgun sequence genomic window:
- the LOC113554724 gene encoding CXXC-type zinc finger protein 1-like, with protein MPRLSKEEIAKQFMLPERKSKIATLLKQDGQAYCICRSSDSSRFMIGCDACEDWYHGDCIGITRKQSKLIKHYFCDKCKSEDPSLKTIFKTSLSRNDFKEKNDHYAGSKRDSREKYRPKHRSCGHCDNCKRIENCGLCLGCSEMRRFGGSDLCENKTCLNINKQENRSLSKSTKRKRKDSSSDGDHVSLPLLNRDHCYGPGCTQIARYNSKYCSDKCGLSLANARIFHVLPPRLQEWALSPCIAEETNKKNLEVVRKEQLEVRDILKELDKRHKELDKLLEKAKLLSVDLNQEVQDIDEEMSMHCVTCGHEIHTRTAVKHMEKCFNKYESQSSFGSIYKTRIDGNNMFCDFYNSSQRTYCKRLRVLCPEHFKDSTVISDTEVCGCPLVSNVFNLTGEFCRVPKKTCIKHYCWDKLRRAEIDMERVRQWLKLDELVEKERQIRYRMSSRAGVLALMLHSTYDHELMERLTAEANNSQHQRENNSCISSKSTNVSDE; from the exons ATGCCTCGACTATCT AAAGAAGAAATTGCCAAACAATTTATGCTCCCAGAGCGTAAATCTAAAATTGCAACTTTACTTAAACAAGACGGACaagcatattgtatttgtcGATCATCGGACAGTTCTAGATTtatgat tggATGTGATGCATGTGAAGATTGGTATCATGGTGATTGTATTGGAATAACAAGAAAGCAGTCTAAGCTCATCAAGCATTATTTTTGTGAT aaatgtaaATCAGAAGACCCTtcattgaaaacaatattcaaaacatCATTAAGTCGAAatgattttaaagaaaaaaatgatcatTATGCTGGAAGCAAACGag atAGCCGTGAAAAATATCGTCCTAAACATAGATCTTGTGGTCATTGTGACAATTGTAAACGAATTGAAAATTGTGGATTATGTTTGGGGTGTTCTGAAATGCGGAGATTTGGTGGCTCAGATTTATGTGAAAAcaaaacatgtttaaatattaataaacaa gaAAATAGGTCTTTATCCAAGTCTACTAAGAGAAAACGTAAGGATTCTAGTTCTGATGGTGATCATGTAAGTTTGCCATTGTTAAACCGTGATCATTGCTATGGTCCTGGATGTACTCAAATAGCAAGGTATAATTCCAAGTATTGTTCAGACAAATGTGGTTTGAGTTTAGCTAATGCTAGAATTTTTCAT gtgCTACCTCCAAGGCTTCAAGAATGGGCTTTATCACCATGTATTGCAgaagaaacaaataaaaagaatCTAGAAGTAGTTAGAAAAGAACAATTGGAAGTTAGAGATATATTGAAAGAATTGGATAAAAGACATAAA gagCTTGATAAGTTGTTAGAAAaagcaaaattattatctgttGATCTAAATCAAGAAGTTCAAGATATTGATGAAGAAATGAGTATGCACTGTGTTACATGTGGACATGAAATACACACAAGAACTGCTGTAAAGCATatggaaaaatgttttaataag tatGAAAGTCAGTCATCATTTGGTTCAATTTACAAAACTAGAATTGATGGTAACAACAtgttttgtgatttttataattcttcaCAACGTACTTATTGTAAGAGATTGAGAGTTTTATGTCcagaacattttaaagattCAACTGTCATTAGTGATACtgag gtatgtgGCTGTCCGCTCGtttcaaatgttttcaatttaactGGAGAATTTTGCCGCGTACCTAAAAAAACATGCATCAAACACTACTGTTGGGATAAATTAAGAAGAGCAGAAATTGATATGGAAAGAGTTCGCCAG tGGTTGAAATTAGATGAGTTAGTTGAGAAGGAACGACAGATACGTTATAGAATGTCTTCAAGAGCGGGGGTTTTAGCATTAATGCTACACTCTACTTATGACCATGAATTGATGGAACGTCTAACAGCGGAAGCAAATAATTCTCAACATCAACGTGAAAACAATTCTTGCATTTCTTCAAAATCAACTAATGTATCTGATGAATAG
- the LOC113552014 gene encoding UDP-sugar transporter UST74c-like, producing MIKMQTRPPRFAKAGTALLYAAASTLITIVNKSVLTGYGFPSYRFLAVSQMLATVTVLYAAKRLGRARFPDIGGRTFADVFPMPLIHLGNVELGLAGTKELSLPTFTVLRRLAIPMTMSGEYYLLRVAADPFVKTSVAMMVAGAVIAAGSDVELNIDGCAFVLFNNLLTAANGVFSKRKLNANRQMGKCGLLYYSSLFVLPFALAHLYFSDDLDHVYRFNYWLHPSFLIQMFVSSIMGLVLNYSTMLCIQYNSALTTTIIGCLKNIIVTYAGMFVGGDYVYTFYNFIGINISIIGSLYYTYVTFRLPKQMKYNIK from the exons ATGATAAAAATGCAGACACGACCGCCGCGATTTGCCAAAGCCGGCACGGCGTTGTTGTACGCGGCCGCGTCGACGTTGATCACAATCGTCAACAAGTCCGTGTTGACCGGTTACGGGTTCCCCTCGTACCGGTTCCTGGCCGTGAGTCAGATGCTCGCCACGGTCACCGTGCTGTACGCGGCCAAGCGGCTGGGCCGCGCGAGGTTCCCGGACATAGGCGGACGCACGTTCGCGGACGTATTTCCGATGCCGCTCATCCATCTGGGCAACGTGGAACTGGGCCTGGCCGGCACCAAGGAGCTGAGCTTGCCCACGTTTACCGTGCTCAGGCGTTTGGCCATACCGATGACCATGTCGGGCGAATACTACCTGTTGCGCGTCGCAGCCGACCCGTTCGTCAAGACGTCTGTGGCCATGATGGTGGCTGGTGCCGTAATAGCGGCCGGTAGCGACGTCGAGTTGAACATCGACGGGTGCGCATTCGTCTTGTTCAACAATCTGCTGACGGCCGCCAACGGCGTGTTCTCCAAGAGAAAACTGAACGCCAATAGGCAAATGGGCAAGTGTGGGCTATTGTACTATTCGTCGCTGTTCGTATTGCCGTTCGCTCTGGCGCACTTGTATTTTTCGGACGACTTAGACCACGTGTACAG ATTCAATTATTGGTTGCAtccatcatttttaatacaaatgttcGTTTCGTCTATAATGGGTTTAGTGCTAAACTACAGTACAATGTTGTGCATTCAATACAATTCAGCCCTAACGACGACAATAATCGGctgtctaaaaaatataattgtcacTTATGCTGGCATGTTTGTTGGTGGTGATTATGTGTACACATTCTATAACTTTAttggtattaatattagtattattggaAGTCTATACTACACCTATGTAACGTTTAGATTGCCTAAACAGATGAAGTATAACATTAAGTAG